One Brassica oleracea var. oleracea cultivar TO1000 chromosome C7, BOL, whole genome shotgun sequence genomic window carries:
- the LOC106303567 gene encoding beta-glucosidase 3-like isoform X1, producing the protein MNKILMVTIFLALASSGGCGNVYSRKDFPKGFSFGAGASAYQWEGAVDEDGRKPSVWDTFVHSHNQDNGDITSDGYHKYKEDVQLMVETGLDAYRFSISWSRLIPNGRGPVNPKGLQFYKNFIELLVNHGIQPHVTLYHYDHPQYLENEYGGWLNRKSIEDFTAYADVCFREFGNHVKFWTTINEANIYTIGGYSDGLLPPGHCSSRSKCSSGNSSTEPYIVGHNLLLAHASASRLYKQKYKDIQGGSVGFSVFTIGFTPSTSSTNDEIAVQRAKAFIFGWMLGPLTYGDYPDEMKRIVGSRLPVFTEEESALVKGSSDFVGVIHYLAASVTSVTHVKSQRDPGFFTDMGISMKVIGNYTSFHYAIVPWAMEAVLEYIKESYGNPPVYILENGTPMKQNLQDTPRIEFLHAYIGAVLNSITNGSDTRGYFVLSFMDLYELLSGYEYSFGLYFVNFSDPHRKRTPKLSAHWYSAFLKDNTTFLGSQGIAQLQSNFSSPY; encoded by the exons ATGAATAAGATTTTGATGGTTACCATTTTTCTGGCTTTGGCGTCGTCTGGGGGATGCGGCAATGTTTACAGCAGGAAAGATTTCCCAAAGGGCTTCTCGTTCGGTGCAGGCGCTTCTGCTTATCAG TGGGAAGGAGCTGTTGATGAAGACGGTAGAAAGCCAAGTGTATGGGACACTTTTGTTCACTCTC ATAACCAAGATAATGGAGACATAACATCTGATGGGTATCACAAGTACAAG GAAGATGTGCAGCTAATGGTGGAAACTGGATTAGATGCCTACCGATTCTCCATCTCTTGGTCTAGGCTTATACCGA ATGGAAGAGGTCCTGTTAACCCAAAGGGTCTGCAGTTTTACAAGAACTTCATCGAACTACTTGTAAACCATG GGATTCAACCACATGTTACACTCTACCACTACGATCATCCTCAGTATCTCGAGAATGAATATGGAGGATGGCTCAACCGAAAAAGCAT CGAAGACTTTACTGCTTACGCAGATGTTTGCTTCAGAGAGTTTGGGAACCATGTCAAATTCTGGACCACGATCAACGAGGCTAATATATACACTATCGGAGGCTACAGTGATGGTTTGTTACCGCCTGGTCATTGCTCCTCACGAAGTAAATGCTCGTCAGGGAACTCTTCGACTGAACCATATATCGTAGGCCATAACTTGCTTCTTGCGCACGCCTCTGCTTCAAGACTATATAAGCAAAAGTACAAG GATATACAGGGAGGTTCCGTAGGCTTTAGCGTATTTACGATAGGGTTTACTCCTTCTACAAGCTCCACGAATGATGAGATCGCAGTTCAAAGAGCTAAAGCTTTCATATTCGGATG GATGCTTGGGCCTCTTACATATGGAGACTATCCCGATGAAATGAAAAGAATCGTTGGATCAAGACTACCAGTTTTCACAGAAGAAGAATCAGCATTAGTTAAAGGCTCTTCTGACTTTGTAGGAGTCATTCACTATCTTGCAGCTTCTGTGACTTCTGTCACACACGTCAAATCCCAAAGAGACCCCGGTTTCTTCACAGACATGGGCATATCTATGAAAG TCATTGGGAACTATACATCTTTCCAC TATGCTATTGTTCCATGGGCTATGGAAGCTGTCCTGGAGTATATAAAGGAGAGCTATGGCAATCCTCCTGTCTACATTCTCGAGAATG GTACACCGATGAAGCAAAATTTGCAGGACACACCAAGAATTGAGTTCTTACATGCTTATATTGGTGCTGTGCTCAACTCCATTAC GAACGGATCAGACACGAGAGGCTACTTCGTATTGTCCTTTATGGATCTATATGAATTACTAAGCGGATACGAGTATAGTTTTGGATTGTACTTCGTGAATTTCAGCGATCCTCACCGCAAGAGAACTCCAAAGCTCTCTGCTCATTGGTACTCTGCTTTTCTCAAGGACAACACCACCTTTCTTGGTTCACAAGGCATCGCGCAATTGCAAAGCAACTTTTCTTCTCCCTACTAG
- the LOC106306160 gene encoding 1,8-cineole synthase 1, chloroplastic-like — MATFCMSSPPIYINAFTSNVRLRRFACKSMTKMKSDDVSIDLCRRSGNYQPSPWDHHSLLAITNKYANEKEVITRDVLKKKMKKILDVELKTSLEQLELIDDLQKLGISHHFELEIKDILTDLHHKNEKHLWNCDKEEDLHATALEFRLLRQHGFKISEDVFDVIVNKIESATFKSDDIKSIITLYEASYLSSKSDTKLYKVIRPFATEKLREYVNSDRNNETYKTREKAIHALEMPYHWRMRRLETRWYIDAYEKNHDMNLALMELAKIDFNIVQASHQEELKYVLPQMWQPSCWWQETCLSNQLPFVRDEIVENYFWNVGIIYEPQFGYTRRILTIINALVTTIDDIYDIYGTLEELELFSAMVDNWDVNRLDKLPAYMRLCFLVLYNEINGIGCNILKHKNIDVIPFLRKSWADLCKAYLVEAKWYKRGYKPSLEEYMQNAWISTSVPAFLIHLYCVFSDQISIQILESLSEHRQNVVRCSATVLRLANDLATSPDELARGDVLKSVQCYMNETGASEEEARVHVQQRISDTWNEMNYEAKIALLPRGFVEATMNLARMSQCIYQNGNGHGRPDKAKTAERVMSLFVSPVPLD; from the exons ATGGCTACTTTCTGTATGTCCTCGCCTCCTATTTATATAAATGCATTCACCTCTAATGTTCGTCTTCGTCGTTTCGCATGCAAATCAATGACCAAAATGAAGTCGGATGATGTTTCTATTGACCTCTGCCGACGCTCCGGTAATTACCAACCTTCTCCTTGGGACCATCATTCACTCCTCGCGATCACGAACAAATATGCG AATGAAAAGGAAGTGATAACTAGAGATGTGTTAAAGAAGAAAATGAAGAAGATACTTGATGTTGAGCTGAAAACCAGTCTTGAGCAATTAGAGCTCATCGATGATCTGCAAAAACTTGGGATTTCACACCATTTTGAGCTAGAAATAAAGGACATTTTAACGGATTTGCATCATAAAAATGAAAAACATTTATGGAATTGTGACAAGGAGGAAGATCTACATGCCACTGCACTCGAATTCCGACTTCTTAGACAACATGGTTTTAAGATCTCAGAAG ATGTATTTGATGTGATCGTCAACAAAATAGAAAGTGCTACGTTCAAGAGTGATGATATAAAAAGTATCATCACTTTATACGAAGCGTCGTACCTGTCCTCAAAGTCGGATACTAAACTTTATAAAGTCATCAGACCTTTTGCGACAGAAAAACTAAGAGAATATGTTAATAGTGATCGTAATAATGAAACTTACAAGACACGTGAGAAGGCGATCCATGCTTTAGAAATGCCGTACCATTGGAGAATGAGACGGCTGGAGACAAGATGGTACATTGATGCATACGAAAAAAATCATGACATGAATCTTGCCTTGATGGAACTGGCCAAAATTGATTTCAATATCGTACAAGCTTCTCACCAAGAAGAACTCAAATACGTTTTACCACAGATGTGGCAGCCCAGTTG CTGGTGGCAGGAGACATGTTTAAGTAATCAACTTCCCTTCGTAAGAGATGAAATAGTCGAGAATTACTTTTGGAACGTTGGAATAATATACGAACCTCAATTTGGATATACACGACGAATCTTGACTATTATTAATGCACTTGTAACAACCATTGACGACATCTACGATATTTATGGCACTCTTGAAGAACTTGAACTCTTCAGTGCCATGGTTGATAA TTGGGATGTAAATCGACTTGATAAGCTCCCTGCGTACATGAGGCTATGTTTTCTTGTTTTGTACAATGAAATCAATGGCATTGGGTGTAATATCCTAAAACATAAAAATATCGACGTCATTCCTTTTCTCAGAAAATCA TGGGCGGATTTGTGTAAAGCATATCTAGTGGAAGCAAAATGGTACAAAAGAGGTTACAAACCTAGCTTGGAAGAATACATGCAAAATGCTTGGATATCAACATCGGTTCCGGCGTTTTTAATCCACTTGTACTGCGTTTTCTCTGACCAAATCTCAATTCAAATATTGGAATCTTTGTCTGAACACCGACAAAATGTCGTCCGATGCTCCGCCACTGTCCTCCGTCTAGCTAATGATCTTGCAACTTCGCCG GATGAATTAGCTAGAGGAGACGTGCTCAAATCGGTCCAATGTTACATGAATGAGACTGGAGCATCGGAGGAAGAGGCACGTGTACACGTGCAGCAGAGGATCAGCGACACGTGGAACGAAATGAATTACGAAGCAAAAATTGCATTACTCCCTCGAGGTTTTGTGGAGGCCACAATGAACCTGGCACGCATGTCGCAGTGCATATATCAAAACGGTAATGGTCATGGACGTCCCGACAAAGCCAAGACTGCTGAGCGTGTCATGTCCTTGTTTGTTAGTCCAGTCCCGTTGGATTAA
- the LOC106303567 gene encoding beta-glucosidase 3-like isoform X4 encodes MLHSTTTIILSISRMNMEDGSTEKAYFTAYADVCFREFGNHVKFWTTINEANIYTIGGYSDGLLPPGHCSSRSKCSSGNSSTEPYIVGHNLLLAHASASRLYKQKYKDIQGGSVGFSVFTIGFTPSTSSTNDEIAVQRAKAFIFGWMLGPLTYGDYPDEMKRIVGSRLPVFTEEESALVKGSSDFVGVIHYLAASVTSVTHVKSQRDPGFFTDMGISMKVIGNYTSFHYAIVPWAMEAVLEYIKESYGNPPVYILENGTPMKQNLQDTPRIEFLHAYIGAVLNSITNGSDTRGYFVLSFMDLYELLSGYEYSFGLYFVNFSDPHRKRTPKLSAHWYSAFLKDNTTFLGSQGIAQLQSNFSSPY; translated from the exons ATGTTACACTCTACCACTACGATCATCCTCAGTATCTCGAGAATGAATATGGAGGATGGCTCAACCGAAAAAGCAT ACTTTACTGCTTACGCAGATGTTTGCTTCAGAGAGTTTGGGAACCATGTCAAATTCTGGACCACGATCAACGAGGCTAATATATACACTATCGGAGGCTACAGTGATGGTTTGTTACCGCCTGGTCATTGCTCCTCACGAAGTAAATGCTCGTCAGGGAACTCTTCGACTGAACCATATATCGTAGGCCATAACTTGCTTCTTGCGCACGCCTCTGCTTCAAGACTATATAAGCAAAAGTACAAG GATATACAGGGAGGTTCCGTAGGCTTTAGCGTATTTACGATAGGGTTTACTCCTTCTACAAGCTCCACGAATGATGAGATCGCAGTTCAAAGAGCTAAAGCTTTCATATTCGGATG GATGCTTGGGCCTCTTACATATGGAGACTATCCCGATGAAATGAAAAGAATCGTTGGATCAAGACTACCAGTTTTCACAGAAGAAGAATCAGCATTAGTTAAAGGCTCTTCTGACTTTGTAGGAGTCATTCACTATCTTGCAGCTTCTGTGACTTCTGTCACACACGTCAAATCCCAAAGAGACCCCGGTTTCTTCACAGACATGGGCATATCTATGAAAG TCATTGGGAACTATACATCTTTCCAC TATGCTATTGTTCCATGGGCTATGGAAGCTGTCCTGGAGTATATAAAGGAGAGCTATGGCAATCCTCCTGTCTACATTCTCGAGAATG GTACACCGATGAAGCAAAATTTGCAGGACACACCAAGAATTGAGTTCTTACATGCTTATATTGGTGCTGTGCTCAACTCCATTAC GAACGGATCAGACACGAGAGGCTACTTCGTATTGTCCTTTATGGATCTATATGAATTACTAAGCGGATACGAGTATAGTTTTGGATTGTACTTCGTGAATTTCAGCGATCCTCACCGCAAGAGAACTCCAAAGCTCTCTGCTCATTGGTACTCTGCTTTTCTCAAGGACAACACCACCTTTCTTGGTTCACAAGGCATCGCGCAATTGCAAAGCAACTTTTCTTCTCCCTACTAG
- the LOC106303567 gene encoding beta-glucosidase 3-like isoform X2, with the protein MFTAGKISQRASRSVQALLLISMCAVFLKWEGAVDEDGRKPSVWDTFVHSHNQDNGDITSDGYHKYKEDVQLMVETGLDAYRFSISWSRLIPNGRGPVNPKGLQFYKNFIELLVNHGIQPHVTLYHYDHPQYLENEYGGWLNRKSIEDFTAYADVCFREFGNHVKFWTTINEANIYTIGGYSDGLLPPGHCSSRSKCSSGNSSTEPYIVGHNLLLAHASASRLYKQKYKDIQGGSVGFSVFTIGFTPSTSSTNDEIAVQRAKAFIFGWMLGPLTYGDYPDEMKRIVGSRLPVFTEEESALVKGSSDFVGVIHYLAASVTSVTHVKSQRDPGFFTDMGISMKVIGNYTSFHYAIVPWAMEAVLEYIKESYGNPPVYILENGTPMKQNLQDTPRIEFLHAYIGAVLNSITNGSDTRGYFVLSFMDLYELLSGYEYSFGLYFVNFSDPHRKRTPKLSAHWYSAFLKDNTTFLGSQGIAQLQSNFSSPY; encoded by the exons ATGTTTACAGCAGGAAAGATTTCCCAAAGGGCTTCTCGTTCGGTGCAGGCGCTTCTGCTTATCAG TATGTGTGCTGTTTTTTTAAAGTGGGAAGGAGCTGTTGATGAAGACGGTAGAAAGCCAAGTGTATGGGACACTTTTGTTCACTCTC ATAACCAAGATAATGGAGACATAACATCTGATGGGTATCACAAGTACAAG GAAGATGTGCAGCTAATGGTGGAAACTGGATTAGATGCCTACCGATTCTCCATCTCTTGGTCTAGGCTTATACCGA ATGGAAGAGGTCCTGTTAACCCAAAGGGTCTGCAGTTTTACAAGAACTTCATCGAACTACTTGTAAACCATG GGATTCAACCACATGTTACACTCTACCACTACGATCATCCTCAGTATCTCGAGAATGAATATGGAGGATGGCTCAACCGAAAAAGCAT CGAAGACTTTACTGCTTACGCAGATGTTTGCTTCAGAGAGTTTGGGAACCATGTCAAATTCTGGACCACGATCAACGAGGCTAATATATACACTATCGGAGGCTACAGTGATGGTTTGTTACCGCCTGGTCATTGCTCCTCACGAAGTAAATGCTCGTCAGGGAACTCTTCGACTGAACCATATATCGTAGGCCATAACTTGCTTCTTGCGCACGCCTCTGCTTCAAGACTATATAAGCAAAAGTACAAG GATATACAGGGAGGTTCCGTAGGCTTTAGCGTATTTACGATAGGGTTTACTCCTTCTACAAGCTCCACGAATGATGAGATCGCAGTTCAAAGAGCTAAAGCTTTCATATTCGGATG GATGCTTGGGCCTCTTACATATGGAGACTATCCCGATGAAATGAAAAGAATCGTTGGATCAAGACTACCAGTTTTCACAGAAGAAGAATCAGCATTAGTTAAAGGCTCTTCTGACTTTGTAGGAGTCATTCACTATCTTGCAGCTTCTGTGACTTCTGTCACACACGTCAAATCCCAAAGAGACCCCGGTTTCTTCACAGACATGGGCATATCTATGAAAG TCATTGGGAACTATACATCTTTCCAC TATGCTATTGTTCCATGGGCTATGGAAGCTGTCCTGGAGTATATAAAGGAGAGCTATGGCAATCCTCCTGTCTACATTCTCGAGAATG GTACACCGATGAAGCAAAATTTGCAGGACACACCAAGAATTGAGTTCTTACATGCTTATATTGGTGCTGTGCTCAACTCCATTAC GAACGGATCAGACACGAGAGGCTACTTCGTATTGTCCTTTATGGATCTATATGAATTACTAAGCGGATACGAGTATAGTTTTGGATTGTACTTCGTGAATTTCAGCGATCCTCACCGCAAGAGAACTCCAAAGCTCTCTGCTCATTGGTACTCTGCTTTTCTCAAGGACAACACCACCTTTCTTGGTTCACAAGGCATCGCGCAATTGCAAAGCAACTTTTCTTCTCCCTACTAG
- the LOC106303567 gene encoding beta-glucosidase 3-like isoform X3 produces MPTDSPSLDGRGPVNPKGLQFYKNFIELLVNHGIQPHVTLYHYDHPQYLENEYGGWLNRKSIEDFTAYADVCFREFGNHVKFWTTINEANIYTIGGYSDGLLPPGHCSSRSKCSSGNSSTEPYIVGHNLLLAHASASRLYKQKYKDIQGGSVGFSVFTIGFTPSTSSTNDEIAVQRAKAFIFGWMLGPLTYGDYPDEMKRIVGSRLPVFTEEESALVKGSSDFVGVIHYLAASVTSVTHVKSQRDPGFFTDMGISMKVIGNYTSFHYAIVPWAMEAVLEYIKESYGNPPVYILENGTPMKQNLQDTPRIEFLHAYIGAVLNSITNGSDTRGYFVLSFMDLYELLSGYEYSFGLYFVNFSDPHRKRTPKLSAHWYSAFLKDNTTFLGSQGIAQLQSNFSSPY; encoded by the exons ATGCCTACCGATTCTCCATCTCTTG ATGGAAGAGGTCCTGTTAACCCAAAGGGTCTGCAGTTTTACAAGAACTTCATCGAACTACTTGTAAACCATG GGATTCAACCACATGTTACACTCTACCACTACGATCATCCTCAGTATCTCGAGAATGAATATGGAGGATGGCTCAACCGAAAAAGCAT CGAAGACTTTACTGCTTACGCAGATGTTTGCTTCAGAGAGTTTGGGAACCATGTCAAATTCTGGACCACGATCAACGAGGCTAATATATACACTATCGGAGGCTACAGTGATGGTTTGTTACCGCCTGGTCATTGCTCCTCACGAAGTAAATGCTCGTCAGGGAACTCTTCGACTGAACCATATATCGTAGGCCATAACTTGCTTCTTGCGCACGCCTCTGCTTCAAGACTATATAAGCAAAAGTACAAG GATATACAGGGAGGTTCCGTAGGCTTTAGCGTATTTACGATAGGGTTTACTCCTTCTACAAGCTCCACGAATGATGAGATCGCAGTTCAAAGAGCTAAAGCTTTCATATTCGGATG GATGCTTGGGCCTCTTACATATGGAGACTATCCCGATGAAATGAAAAGAATCGTTGGATCAAGACTACCAGTTTTCACAGAAGAAGAATCAGCATTAGTTAAAGGCTCTTCTGACTTTGTAGGAGTCATTCACTATCTTGCAGCTTCTGTGACTTCTGTCACACACGTCAAATCCCAAAGAGACCCCGGTTTCTTCACAGACATGGGCATATCTATGAAAG TCATTGGGAACTATACATCTTTCCAC TATGCTATTGTTCCATGGGCTATGGAAGCTGTCCTGGAGTATATAAAGGAGAGCTATGGCAATCCTCCTGTCTACATTCTCGAGAATG GTACACCGATGAAGCAAAATTTGCAGGACACACCAAGAATTGAGTTCTTACATGCTTATATTGGTGCTGTGCTCAACTCCATTAC GAACGGATCAGACACGAGAGGCTACTTCGTATTGTCCTTTATGGATCTATATGAATTACTAAGCGGATACGAGTATAGTTTTGGATTGTACTTCGTGAATTTCAGCGATCCTCACCGCAAGAGAACTCCAAAGCTCTCTGCTCATTGGTACTCTGCTTTTCTCAAGGACAACACCACCTTTCTTGGTTCACAAGGCATCGCGCAATTGCAAAGCAACTTTTCTTCTCCCTACTAG